In the Leptospira terpstrae serovar Hualin str. LT 11-33 = ATCC 700639 genome, CGAATTCTGAGTGATCCTGGCCTTCGTATTTTGAGTCCAAAATCAGGCGAAGTGTTTGCTTTTTCACAAGAAACACCTGTTGTTCGGTTTGTCTGGAATCCTTTAGATCTATACTCCTCTTATACTGTTCAAATAGCAAAGGATGCCAATTTCACTGAGGGTTTGATTTCAAAACAAACCCAAAGCCAATCCTTAGCCTTTGATTCCTTAAAAGAAGGAAATTACTTTGCCAAGATCCAAGCAAGGTCAAATCTCCCAGGGATTTCTGAAAAGTCGTCGACAGTGATTAATTTTCAAGTATCCAAAAAGACAAACACTTCCCCTCCAGAATTATTAGAGCCGGCAAAGGGAAAAACTTTTGCGGAAGAACAGACAAAATCCCAACTTTTCTTTTCTTGGAAGGATGATAAGGATTTTAACCAATACGAATGGGAACTCAGTTCTGATTCTAACTTCCAATCCAAATTAAGATCGGAATCCACTAAAAACAATTTTTTGAAACTTAGTAATGGACTCGGAGTTGGGACTTACTTTTGGAGAGTCAAAGGGATTGGTTCCAATGGAGTTTCTTTAGATTCTAAATCAAACACATTTAACGTGATTGCCAAAGAGGAAATGGAATTAATTGCACCAGCAAACGGAGCTGAGGTGGAAGTGGATGAACGTTCTCTTGTTGTTTTGAAATGGAAAAAATTAACCGGTAAGTCAAACTACGAAGTAGAAATTGCAAAACAATCTGACTTTCAGCCCCTGGTTTTGAAAGAGACGGTATCTGGAAATTATTTTGAATTTAAATCAAAAGATCTAGGAAGATTTTATTGGCGAGTTCGTCCAGTTGAGGGTGACCAGGAAGCAAGTGGGATACGTAGTTTCCAGATGGTTTCTGGTATGGATCCACCTAGTCTGGTGACACCGGTGCGAAATGAAACAATTGATTTATTTTCTAAAAATTCAATCCTTTTCACTTGGAAACCAGTGGATAAAGCTTCGGGATACCGAATTCATTTAATTGATATTTCTGGAATTAGGGAAAAACAAATTATTAATGAAAGAGTTGGATCCACCAAACTTCAGTTTACTGATATTCAAAAATTCAATGTCGGTAGGTTTCGATGGGAAGTTGCTGCATTATACAAACAATCGGATGGATCCGAAAAAGAATCTGCTTACAATAAACAGGACTTTTTTGTTTCAGTTCCCGAACTGAAGGTTCCTAAAATCCTTAGCCCAGGAAAAATCTATGTGGAATAAGTTTCGGCCTTATCTATTTTTGTTTTTCATTTTTATTTCTTCACTTTCTGCGCAAACAAGTGGAGAGGAACCAACCCAATACCAATTGCGTTGGATGGAAGTGGATGGAGCTACGGGTTATGTCTTAGAAATTAAGAACTCTAGTGGTTACCTTGTACTTTCCGAAAGAGTGAATGGGACCAGTTACGATTTAGTAAATTATACTTCTGGAATTTATGAACATAGAGTGGCAGTCATCAATAAATTAGGAAAGGTTGGCAGTTATTCGGAATGGGTTAAATTTGAGGTGGTTGTTTCAAAAGTTCCCACACTCACGAAAGATTCTGTTTTCTCTGTATCCAAAGAAGAAAAGGAAAAAGTTTTTCTACTCGAAGGTAAGGATTTTATTTATCCTATGAAGGTTTATATGGTGACTGGTGGGAAAAGAATCCTAGCAAAAAAAGTTACCATCGAATCTGATTCTGTAGCCAAGGCTACTTTCGCTGTAGATGCAGATTCGGATACAGGGATCTATGATTTAGTTTTAGAAAATCCTAGGAATAAAGTTCTTACCGCCAAACAAAGAGTTGTTTTATCAGATTCAAAAGAAAAAGCATCGCAGTTTGCTGCAAGGCAAGAAAGGATCATTCGAAAAGAAATTCCAGAAGATTATTATGAAACTCCTTATTGGTCAACACTTTGGCGTTCGACTTTAATGCCTGGTTGGGGACAAAAATATATCGATGGAAAAAATTGGAAACTTTTCGTTTTCCCAGTCGTTGCTGTTTCTGCTGCCGCAGTATATGCCAATTCTTATAATAAATTCTTAAATGCAAGATCAGACTACCAATCAGCAGTTCTTCTGGGGGTAGTTCTCGTGGAACGTCAGGACACGCAACTTCTATGGTTAGTGAATAGAACCAATGCAGAAGCTAAATTTAATTCCGCTAAAACTGAGTTAGGTGTGATCCAAGCAGGTGCTGGGATTTTGGGAGTGTTTTTACTCTATAATATTGTTGATTCTTATTTTTCAGCAAAAAGGAATGTGGCAAACGTAGAGCCTGGATTTCCTTTAGGTGAAACAACCAAACGCGTTCATGCAACGGTTACTACAGATGTTGGTTGGAACCAATCGAGATTTACGTATGAATACGGGTCGCGGTACCAAATCGAATTCTCTTCTCGTTTCTGACAAAAAGCTTGTTTAGGGAAGGACTTCCCCTCATGCTGATTTTATGCCGATTCCTATCCTACGCTGTGACAGAAATTCACGGAATCAATTGGATCGTTTTCTTTTGGATGCCAAAGAGGACCTAAGTTCTGCGACAGAAAAAATACTTCCGATTTTGGAAGCTGTACGAACTAGAGGAGACCAAGCACTCATTGAATACACAGAAAAGTTTGATGGAATCAAACTGAGTTCGGTAACTATCGATCCTAGTTCTATCCAAACGAATTTAGACCCAAAAATCAAAGAAGCCTTTCTTAGAGCCAAAGCCAATATTGAAGAATTCCATAATGCGCAGAAAAGAGAATCTTGGTCCAAAATAGTTGATGGAAATCGGTTAGGCGTTAAGTACACAGCGATTCCATCCCTCTCCGTTTACGCTCCCGGAGGTAAGGCCTTGTATCCTTCTAGTGTACTTATGGGGGTCATTCCTGCAAAAATCGCTGGGGTAGGAAATATCCAACTGGTTACACCACCCCAAAAAGATGGATTGCCAGAGATTTTGATATGGCTTTGCCAAATTCTTGGAGTCAACCGTATTGTCACTGTCGGAGGGGCACAAGGAATTGCCGCATGTGCCTACGGTACAGAATCAATTCCGAAATCGGAATTTATAGTTGGACCAGGGAACGCCTATGTCGCTGCCGCCAAATCCTACTTAGCTGGAAAGGGATTGATTGGAATTGATAGCCCTGCAGGGCCAAGTGAAGTATCGATCATTGCAGATTCTTCCGCCAATCCCAAATGGATCGCCTGTGATATGTTATCGCAAGCAGAACATGGAGAAGATTCCTCTGCCATTTTACTGACTACGGAAGAAAGTTTTGCAGAAAAGGTAAGTGCAGAATTGGAAAAGGCATTTTTGGAACGACCAAAACGTTTGGAAATGAAACAACATTCCATTTATAAAAATTCAGCGATCATTGTGTTTCCGTCCATTGAGGATTGTATTTGGTTTTCCAATGAACTGGCACCAGAACATTTGGAAATCCAAACAAGAGACAATGAAGCAGTGTTTTCAAAAATTGAACATGCAGGCAGTGTTTTCCTTGGACCATATTCCCCCGTTGCCATGGGTGATTATATCAGTGGAACTAATCATATCCTACCTACAGCGAGAGGCAGTCGGATCTATTCTTCCTTAGGCGTGGACACTTTTTTAAAACGAGTGACCTTTCAAGAAGTTACAAAAGAATCTTTAAAAACACTTTACCCCTTTGTCAAATTGATGTCTGAATTGGAAGGTTTGGATGAAGAACATGGAACCAGTGTTAAAGTTCGTACTGAGGAATCCCCGTGAAAGTGGTTTCTAAAATATCGGAACTAAAAAACCAAATTGGTGAGTGGAAAGCAGCAAAGTATTCCATAGGATTTTGCCCTACAATGGGTAGTCTTCATGCAGGCCATATGGATCTTGTAGAAGCTTCGAAAAAAGAAACAGATAAAACTATTCTATCCATATTTGTTAATCCAACTCAGTTCAACGATCCGAAAGACTTTCATCAGTATCCAGTAAATACTGAAATTGATCTAATGTTATGTGAATCAAAAGGAGTTGATTTAGTG is a window encoding:
- a CDS encoding LIC11435 family protein, with amino-acid sequence MWNKFRPYLFLFFIFISSLSAQTSGEEPTQYQLRWMEVDGATGYVLEIKNSSGYLVLSERVNGTSYDLVNYTSGIYEHRVAVINKLGKVGSYSEWVKFEVVVSKVPTLTKDSVFSVSKEEKEKVFLLEGKDFIYPMKVYMVTGGKRILAKKVTIESDSVAKATFAVDADSDTGIYDLVLENPRNKVLTAKQRVVLSDSKEKASQFAARQERIIRKEIPEDYYETPYWSTLWRSTLMPGWGQKYIDGKNWKLFVFPVVAVSAAAVYANSYNKFLNARSDYQSAVLLGVVLVERQDTQLLWLVNRTNAEAKFNSAKTELGVIQAGAGILGVFLLYNIVDSYFSAKRNVANVEPGFPLGETTKRVHATVTTDVGWNQSRFTYEYGSRYQIEFSSRF
- the hisD gene encoding histidinol dehydrogenase, with protein sequence MPIPILRCDRNSRNQLDRFLLDAKEDLSSATEKILPILEAVRTRGDQALIEYTEKFDGIKLSSVTIDPSSIQTNLDPKIKEAFLRAKANIEEFHNAQKRESWSKIVDGNRLGVKYTAIPSLSVYAPGGKALYPSSVLMGVIPAKIAGVGNIQLVTPPQKDGLPEILIWLCQILGVNRIVTVGGAQGIAACAYGTESIPKSEFIVGPGNAYVAAAKSYLAGKGLIGIDSPAGPSEVSIIADSSANPKWIACDMLSQAEHGEDSSAILLTTEESFAEKVSAELEKAFLERPKRLEMKQHSIYKNSAIIVFPSIEDCIWFSNELAPEHLEIQTRDNEAVFSKIEHAGSVFLGPYSPVAMGDYISGTNHILPTARGSRIYSSLGVDTFLKRVTFQEVTKESLKTLYPFVKLMSELEGLDEEHGTSVKVRTEESP
- a CDS encoding FecR domain-containing protein, with the translated sequence MYEYTHDAVVWDLIESKTEVKNRDTIRTEGLSDAILTLNDGTKINISENSMILLDISDKNININFAYGSFEAAREGTVSGDIKMNITAGDKTVQVANGDVKLDKTKSELNIKVDQGEAKLTSNGKEETIAKDQIANVTESGVKVGKPVYRLATPDDRKNILSESGQERISFSIAGWKPDSAKQTNPLIEISLFPDFSKSLIKEKLTSPNLTKKLDPGSYYWRVSYENPSTKSKQTTEVYQFRILSDPGLRILSPKSGEVFAFSQETPVVRFVWNPLDLYSSYTVQIAKDANFTEGLISKQTQSQSLAFDSLKEGNYFAKIQARSNLPGISEKSSTVINFQVSKKTNTSPPELLEPAKGKTFAEEQTKSQLFFSWKDDKDFNQYEWELSSDSNFQSKLRSESTKNNFLKLSNGLGVGTYFWRVKGIGSNGVSLDSKSNTFNVIAKEEMELIAPANGAEVEVDERSLVVLKWKKLTGKSNYEVEIAKQSDFQPLVLKETVSGNYFEFKSKDLGRFYWRVRPVEGDQEASGIRSFQMVSGMDPPSLVTPVRNETIDLFSKNSILFTWKPVDKASGYRIHLIDISGIREKQIINERVGSTKLQFTDIQKFNVGRFRWEVAALYKQSDGSEKESAYNKQDFFVSVPELKVPKILSPGKIYVE